A single Chromatiales bacterium DNA region contains:
- a CDS encoding putative toxin-antitoxin system toxin component, PIN family, translated as MSDRPRLVFDTNCLISHLLLPKSVPAQAVGVAVRRGQLLASEDTLAELADVLARPRFDHYIALEDRMEFLRKFGRIVEVVPITTRVQACRDPRDDKFLELGLSGNTTAIISGDNDLLVLHPFGTVQTLAPADYLSQLADRP; from the coding sequence ATGAGCGATCGGCCACGGCTCGTATTTGACACCAACTGCCTCATCAGCCACCTGTTGCTTCCCAAAAGCGTTCCGGCTCAGGCGGTCGGTGTGGCTGTCCGGCGGGGACAGCTTCTTGCCTCGGAAGACACCTTGGCGGAGCTGGCGGATGTGCTGGCGCGCCCCAGGTTCGATCACTACATTGCGCTGGAGGACCGCATGGAATTTCTGCGCAAGTTCGGCCGTATCGTGGAAGTGGTACCCATCACTACGCGTGTACAGGCCTGCCGTGACCCTCGTGATGACAAATTTCTCGAGCTTGGGTTGAGCGGCAACACAACCGCGATCATCTCGGGCGACAACGATCTGCTGGTGTTGCACCCATTCGGAACCGTGCAGACTCTCGCTCCGGCAGACTACCTGTCTCAGCTTGCGGACCGCCCATAA
- a CDS encoding type II toxin-antitoxin system Phd/YefM family antitoxin, translating to MRYVSATEAKQRLAAVLDAAQAEPVTIRRQNREVAVLVSPKEYQRLRGLSVEDFERFCERMGEQALNRGLTEEKLAQMLAE from the coding sequence ATGCGCTACGTATCCGCAACAGAAGCGAAACAGCGGCTGGCCGCAGTGCTCGATGCCGCGCAAGCCGAGCCCGTGACCATTCGGCGGCAGAATCGCGAAGTAGCGGTGCTCGTCTCACCGAAGGAATACCAGCGTTTGCGGGGCTTGAGCGTCGAGGATTTCGAGCGCTTTTGTGAGCGAATGGGCGAGCAGGCCCTGAACCGGGGCCTCACCGAGGAGAAGTTGGCCCAGATGCTGGCTGAATGA